The Cynocephalus volans isolate mCynVol1 chromosome 17, mCynVol1.pri, whole genome shotgun sequence genomic interval CAGCCTCAGTTTTTCCAGCTATCGACTGGGAATATCAGCAGCCCACAGTAGATGGTGACATTCAAAGAAGCCGATGTTGAATGCGTCCATGAAATGTTCAGCCAGCTCACCTGCTTACCTTCTGTTCCTCCCaaccccttcctttctttctttaccttATGGAAGAGTAAAAAAGACAAGGCCACAACAGCAGGCCACCTGGTCAAGTAGTCCGTGCCCCTGCCTCTGCACCAGCCTATCCTGACTCCACTCCCATGTATGGGCCAAGATGGACCATGCAGGGCCAGGCCCCAGGGAGGTAGCCATTCAAGGGGAGAGAGGCCAGGCTGCAGGCCGGGTGGGGGAGCAGCCCATAAATCTGGTCCCACTCCCACCCAGTCGCTAACAAGCGGGGCTGCCTACCCGCCTACGTGGGGTCCCTGCCTCTGGGCTCCCACAGCGGCCTGGAACAGCCAGCTGGCCAAGGCCTCCAGAGTGCCTTGGCCTCCGCCCCCACCCGCGGCCCCCAGATAGATaggggtattttttttcttttaggagaagaaaaaaaaaaaaaaatagacctaAATGAAGAGAAACACCAACAAAGAAGGAGAGAGGCCTGTGGAGTCACGTGGGGGCAGAGACCAATTGGGCCTCCGGTGGCCCCCCCCAAAgggcggggaggaggaggaggacggaCGGACAGGGCCAGCCCGCTGTCCGCCTGCCGCCCGCTGTAGTGTGAAGGAGTTCCTGCGTGCCCACGGTCGCCACTGCCCCACCTGGGCCACCGGAGCCTGCCCCTGGACCCCCGGTGCCCACTGTCCACCCTCATCCGGCGTGAGAGCTCTCCTTCCGCTCCGTAAGTGAGGGCCTGGGCCCAGGCCTCTAATGGCCAGCCTCCCTCCTCAGTGCCTCCCTGCGGCCTGGGCCGGCCACTGCCTGCTCTGCTGAGTGACTGGTGCTCACTGCTCTGGGCAGGGAAGGGGCCAGGGTCTCCCCAGACCTGCTCTCCCACCTTGCTACCCCCTCTTCTTCCCTGGGCAGCTGACGGGAGGAGCTAGGCCCATGGCGAAGGGCCCTATGGGGGTCTGCGGGTGCCCCGCTGCCTACTGGTGGCTGGGTGTTTACAGGGTGTGTTGGTCCGAGCCTAGCAGTCTGTGAGTGTGTCCATGGATCTCTGGACCTGTCTTTGGGTCTCTGGGTCTCCCTGCCTGCGTGTCTGTGTTGTCTCTGTGGATGTCTGAGTCTCAGTGTGTATCCGCATGTCTGTCTCCATGTCCATCTGTAAGTCCAGCTACTGTGGCAGGGCCAGGTCTATGTTTGCCTCCCTGGGTAGGTGGGTGATGGGCGGTGATTCCCCACATGTTGGGCTGGAACCTAGGGCTGCGGTGGGGGGGGAGTGCAACGGAGCCCAACCTGTGATATAGAACCCCTGGGGAAGAGGGGGGTTGAGgtgaagagagaagggaaaagctGGCTCAGAGCTCAGTCCACCACCCCACCTGGGCCCCCAGCCCAGACTTGTGCTCACACTGCCTGGGTCCTCCCAACAATGTCCAGGAGACCCCAGGTGGGCTCTGCATAGAGTAACCCACTGGGCGCCCCAGCCCAGTCCTCCCCCTTGGTTCCCCTCCACTCTCCTGCAGAGATGGTGACGCTTTTACTTTCCACTTTCTCAGGGCTCCTCGCTGACGGGAAGCTGTTCAGAGGCAGAGTAGCCCCTGCCTCCAGCTAAGGCAGAGAGGGTGGTGTTTCTcaggggcttggggtggggggcCGTGACTATGGCTTCTgggtctctttcctccctcctcaccAATATTCGTCTATGGAATCGCCCAGAAACGGCAGAACCCCATCTGTGGGCCGAtcttttccattttacatatggagaaactgaggctcagaaaggcgaAATGACTTGCCTGAGCTTGCACGGCAAGTCTGCAGACTCCGCTCCTCATTCCGCGGGGTGAGCAAGATGAGGGTGGTCTGCGCGGGGTCCCCGGGCTTCGGCTCGCGGGACTAAAGCGCCAGCTCCAACAGAAGCCTTGGCCTCTGGGCTGGGGCGCAGACTCAGCCTTTCGGTCGGTTGCCTTGCTGCCAAAGCAAAATTGCGGTATTTCCCGGCTCGAAGATCGCGGCTTTTTGGCCTCGCGGTCCCCAGCACTCTCTCGGACCCGAGGTGCccgcgggggcgggggcgggatGCGAGCAAGGCCCTTCCTCCCGAGGGTCTGTTTCTTCAACTGAAAAAAGCGGGCAGCCTGCTGGACGCCCCCAGACCCAGAGCAGTTGCTCTGCCCGTCCTGGCCCGGGGACCCCTTTGTCCCCAAATCTGCTGGGCGCTCCCTTCCTCCACCCCGGCCCAGGTGAGGACTCAGAGGGCTGCAGGGGTGCCCTGCCCCTGGGCTCTGTTCTCCCAGCTCCCGCGGTGGCTTCGGGCCCTCCTTAGACCTCGGAAAGTCGCAGAGCAGGATGGCCACGATTGCCATTTCCAGACGAGCACACTGAGACTCGTGGAGAAGGGGTTTGCGCGGATCTCTCCGCGGGGCCACTGAGCCCCTCCGCCATGCCAGGCATGTATTTTGCCAGCGCGACTTCGGCTCATCCTCACGACCCACCCTTAAGGAAGACCGGTCATCAtttccacttcacagatgaggaaactgaagactGCAGACGGGGACAGACTTGCTTACGGCTCGACTGAGGAAATGTAGAAGGACCAACGGGAGAACCCGGCTTCTAGCCTTGAACCCGTGCCATGCCACGGTCCCCACGCTCGTCCTTACCCACTTCCACGCTGCAAAACGACCAGCGCCCCCAGCGTGGCCCCGGCCACGAATAAGCTGGACTTGAAAACAGGAGCTCGCCTCCTCCCGTCGCAGGCGGTGGCCCAAGGCCCCCCCGGCGCCCGACACCTGCCCGGACTCCGGGGCGCCCGGGCTCCGCCGTTCTCGGGCTGCGTGCGGACCCCGGGGACGGGCTGGGGCTGAGGGGCCTAGAGGATGAGGGTGAAGACGCGTGGCGGCCGGGGGGAGGGCAGGGCGCGGGCCGGGCCTCCGCCCCCGGATCCCCCCCGCGCCGTTAAAGAGGGGCCAGTCCCCGGCCCCGCGCGGCGGGTTCGGccagcggcagcggcggcggagGGGCCCGGGCCCCAGGTGCGCCTCGGAGCGGCCCGGGAGGCGGCGGGGGCGggaggcggggtggggggagccGCGGCCCCGCGCCGCCAGCCCCTCGCCCCCGCCTCCCCGCCCCCGGCCCGAGCGGCCGTCATCGCGGGCGGGCGGCGCTGCGCCCGGGTGCGGCTcatcggcggcggcggcgcggccgGGAGGTGCGGGGCTCCGCGCGGGCGGGCCGCGGGGCGCTCCTCCCAGGAGCGGCCGGTGGGGCGCCGTCGTGCCCCCTCCCGCGTCGCGGGCCCCGGCTCTGCGCGCCGCCCTCCTGGGGACTTGGACCCTCCGCCCGCCCGGGGTCTGTGCGCCCGGCGCCCGGCCCGCGGCTCCCACCCCGCGCCCGCGGTCTCGGCTGCGCCCTCTCCGCACTCTCTCCACCCGACGTCTCGGTCTCGGGGGCGCGGGCTTCCAGTTGCCGTCGCTGTCGCGCGCTTTGTCTCTCCGGGTCCGGGGGCCCCGGCGGCGCCGCGCTTTCGGGCTCTCTGTCCGGGCGCCGTCGTCGGGCTGGGGCCCGGTCTGGGTCCCGGTCTGGGTCCGACCCTGCGGGACACGCCTCTCGGCTCCCGGGTCCGGCCGTTTTCCGTGCGTCGCCAGGTCCCCGACCCTCTTGCTGGGCGCCTCCGCCTCTGCAGATTCTCTCTCGGTGTCCCTGTCACTGTCTGTGCCTCGGTCTCTGCAGGCTTTCTCCCGTGCTGCGGTGTCTCGGTCTGTCTGTCGTGGATCACTGTGTCTCTCCCAGGTTTTCTCTGTGGGCCTCTGTCTCTCGGTGTCTCTGACCTGGTCTTCCTCTGTCCCTCCTTCGTCCTCTCTATCTCGTCTCCCCAGGTTTTCTGTGACTCGGCTTCGGTGTGTCTGTGCCACTCTCGGGCTCGCTCTCCGTTCAGCAGTCGGTCGGTGTCCCTCGCTCTCGTGGCTGCCCACgtctctgcctctcccacatTGTCTCTGTCTCCCTCGTCTCTGTCGCATCCCCGAATACCTGGGCCCCGCGCCCCACTTCCCCGCCGGGTTCACTGGCGTCCCCCACGCGGCCGATCCCATCTCGTTTTCTCAGAATCGGGGTTTTGTTCTCAGACAAACGAATCCGGATCGAAGCGCATCGAATCCGAGGCTCCCGGACCCGGCGCGGCGGGCGCGGCGCGGGAGGAGGCCCCGGGCGGGGCGGTGAGCGGCGGCGCGGGGTGCGGGGCCCGGGTCGGGAGAGGCCGGCTGCGGGCTGCCCCGGGCCCGTCCCACCGGGGCTGCGCAGGGCGCTCCTCGGGCCGCCCGGACCCGGCAGGCGCCGCCAAGGGGGCCACGCGACGGGCCGCGAGGAGGGCGCGATGGGTGGCGGCTGCGGGGCGCGGGACCGGCCGGGCAGGTGAGCGCGCCGCCGGTCGCCGTCGGCCCGCTTGACCCGCTCCTCCCTCTGCAGGCGGACGCCGCGGGCATGGACTATTCGTACGACGAGGACCTGGACGAGCTGTGCCCCGTGTGCGGGGACAAGGTGTCCGGCTACCACTACGGGCTGCTCACGTGCGAGAGCTGCAAGGTGAACGGCGGGCGGGCGGCAGGGGTGCGGGGGGACCCCTGGGGGCCCTGCTGGGACCCCTGAGCGCACCGGGGCCTCCCGCGCTGACTCCCCTCTCCGCAGGGCTTCTTCAAGCGCACGGTGCAGAACAACAAGCACTACACGTGCACCGAGAGCCAGAGCTGCAAGATCGACAAGACGCAGCGCAAGCGCTGTCCCTTCTGCCGCTTCCAGAAGTGCCTGACGGTGGGGATGCGCCTGGAAGGTGCGTGGCCCGGGAGCCTCGACCCCTGACTTCTGAGGGCCCAAGGGGGTAGGGGGTGGCGCTGGGAGACGGTCTAAGGGGAGGGCACCACTGGCCTTCCTGAAGTTTCTGGGACCGGGTGATTGGCCCCTGGCGCGGATTAGGGCCCAATGTCTGCAGCGCAGCAGGGAACTGGCGCTGGTCGGGCCTAGGCCCTGGGAGGGGGTGCGTGCAGGACCCACCTGTGCTGGGCTGAGAAGTATCTGAAAGTGAAGCCCAAGGAGATAACTGTTTCCTCAGCCCCTGAGGGGGACCCCAGCACAGGGCAGAGCCTGGGCAGAGCTCCTCCCTCTGCGTGGAGATTCCCCCCGTCCCCCCCTCACTGATACCCACCACCAGCCAGAGCCCAGGCTTGCGATGCCTTCATTGGTGTTCAAGTCCCAGTGCCACCTCTTACAGGCTgggtgacattgggcaagttccttaacctctttaAGGAGCAGATTCTCCATCTGAAAAAAATGGCTTTTATAGTAGTGCCTTCCTTCGTGAGTCAGTGTGAGGACTTAGTGTATGAAAAGCCTAAGGCACCTGGTACATAGTCACTGCTCAACAGGTTGGCTGTTGTTAGCATTATTATGGTGGTTATCAtattttctgttatctttccacCGTGACAGTCCAGCCCGCCCCATCCAGCCCACCCATCTGTTTGTCCATCCATGCATCAGAAgggttcactcattcattcactccatgGGTGAGATGCCTTTCCATCATTCCTTAGCCAGGCTCTGAGagggctggggagtggggaaCAATTGCCCCCAGAGGACCCCAGCCCATctttgcctccccacccccaacccccacccctcaGTCCAAAAAGGAGGAAAGATGTTTTAGCAGGAAAAACTGGAGCTCTTTAAGGGTGGACAGTTGTTGGCTTCCACCCCGCTGGCCCCAGCCGGGCTGTACACTGAGCAGGCAGTTGTTGGCTGAAGTTTTCGGACAACACAGAAGTGGGTCTGAGAGCTGCAGACCACATGTCCTGCCACCTAGAGAAGGGACTCCTGGATGGAAGGGGAACACTCTGTCCTGTCTCCCTTGAGCCCACATCCCTAGCGCCAGTGAACCCAGCGGGGAAGTGGGGCGCGGGGCCCAGGTATTCCGGGCGAGAAGAGATGGTTTCTGTAGGCAGCAGAAACCCCTGGTGCATCCTGAGGGagtggagcagagctgcctgcccCCCGCCCCGCCAATGGCAAGAAGATTGGCTGTGGTGGCTTCTGAGCCACCATTCTGGCCGAGCGCcgccctctctctcctgctcgCTCCCTTCTCCCAGAGCCCAGAGTGGGGTCCTGTCTGAGCAGGGGCTGGGGCCACACTCCCGCTGCAGAGATGCACCTGTTGGGTCCAGCTAGTGACACATTCTTGGACAGGCGGAGGAACATCTGGTCAGCAGGAGAggcccctcccccagcacagAGCCTCAAGCAGCCCTAAACTCAGCTTCAGATTTGAAGCCAATGAGGGAAGCTCGAATTGTTTTGCAACACAGGTTCAACAGAGTCAGGCTATCAGTCAGTAAGCAATGGGACACTGGGGACTCAGCTGTGAACAAGGCTGACCAGGGCCCCCTTCCTGTCACCATCTCCTTGCTGAACCCTGTGCTAGGCACCCGAACCCAGAGCTGAACCGCAGCAGCTCTCAGCCTGGGGCACATGGCATGATACATTCAGCATGATCAGAGTGGGCAAGGGGCAGGATGTCTGGGACAAGGGCAATAGAGTCTGCCTGGATGAATCCAGGAACACTTCCTAGAGGTGGTAACATTGAGGCTGGGTGTTTAGTAagcacaaaagaaagaaaagggtttGAGACAGGAATATCAAAGGCAGGACAGAGGAGAAAGAATTGTCAAGCAAAGGAGCAGAGAGGTGAGCGAGGCAGAGTAGAAAGAACACAGGACCTGATGAAGGATAACCTAGAAAGCTGAGCAGAGCCTTGAACGCCAGGCTTAAGAGGTTGACTTTGCCTATGGGCACTGGGAGCCACAAAAGACTATTAGGCAGGGGAGTGACCCAGTCAGATCTGTTCAGGAAGGATCTGTGGTAGGGTATACAGAAGGTGGCTTGGAGCGGGTAAGCCTGACCTTCTGCCCCTGCCCACAGCCGTGCGTGCTGACCGCATGCGAGGTGGCCGGAACAAGTTTGGGCCCATGTACAAGCGGGACCGAGCCCTGAAGCAGCAGAAGAAGGCACAGATTCGGGCCAATGGCTTCAAGCTGGAGACAGGCCCCCCAATGGGGGTGCCCCcgccgccccctcccccaccggACTACATGCTGTCCCCTAGCCTGCACACACCTGAGCCCAAGGGTCTGGCCTCTGGTCCCCCTGCTGGGCCACTGGGCGATTTTGGAAGTCCAGCACTGCCCATGGCCGTGCCCAGCACCCACGGGCCACTAGCCGGTTACCTCTACCCTGCCTTTCCTGGCCGTGCCATCAAGTCTGAGTACCCGGAGCCCTATGCCAGCCCCCCGCAGCCTGGGCTGCCCTACGGCTATGCAGAGCCCTTCTCCGGAGGGCCTGGTGTGCCTGAGCTCAtcctgcagctgctgcagctggAGCCGGACGAGGACCAGGTGCGGGCACGCATCGTGGGCTGCCTGCAGGAACCGGCCAAAGGCCGCCCCGACCAGCCCGCGCCCTTTGGCCTCCTGTGCAGAATGGCTGACCAGACCTTCATCTCCATCGTGGACTGGGCACGCAGGTGCATGGTCTTCAAGGAGCTGGAGGTGAGTCCCTCCTCCCACCTGGCTGGCCCCTGGATCCGCCATGTCCTCTCGGCTACCCAAGCCTCAGCCTCAGTCAGCCCTTGGATGGGGTCATCCTGCGCACTGGCTTCAGGCAGTGTCTGGGAGCAGGGAGGCCACAATGTGACATTAAGGAGCGTGTCTGGTCCCTCACAGcctccccttctccttctccatttcttgagtctctctctctctctctcccacagccTCTGCTTCTTTGatctttgtctgtctctgtctctgtttctgtcacctctctctctctggcgaactgtgtctctgcttctctgtgtTTCTCTAGCCCCTTCAGTCTCTGGCTGTTTCTCCCCAGTCTGGGTCTCTGTAGACATTACTCTCTTTCTCTGAGACCCTGGGCTTCCTTGAAAGACTAGCTAAGTCCTTAGAGGACTGTCTTGTCCCCCAAAGCCCCAGCCCAGTGTTGGGAAAGGAGTCCAGTTCATTCTGTCCTACCATCAAGGGAGGCTACCGCCAATCCCCACCAGCCTCGAATGTCATAGATAGGGGTCTTAGTGTTTCAGAGCTTGGGATGTCTGTGGACCCTTCTCCTTCCCAGCCAAGGTGAAAGATCTGACTGCCCCTGCATCTGCTGTGTGTGATGGTTGggcccatgtgtgtgtgtgtgtgtgtgtgtgtgtgtgtgtgtgtgtgtgtgtgtgtgtgtgtttgagtgggAGGAGCtaggtgggtgggtaggtgggggCCTGCCACCGATCTTCTCAGGTGAAGCAGCCTTCTTTACCACAGGGCCTTCTTTCCTCCTGGGTTGAGGTACCTGAGACTAAAGTAAGCaggaaagcagcaggagaaactgaggctagaCATAGGGAAGAACTTTCCAGTCATCCGTCAAATGGTTTGAAGGGCCTGAGGCCTGGGAGCTACCCCTCTAGTAGGCCTGGGAGCTACCCCTCTAGTGCCCTGGCTTTCTATGAGGCCTTCCCAGAGGCGCCTCCACCTGGCCAAGGCCCATCCCTCCCTGGTTAGGGTATGGGTACTCTTTATCACAAGCCTATTGGTGTTTGCCTTTCCCAGGCCAGCCCCCTTGGCTGTGTTGGGGCTGGATGTAAACAGCAGGACCTGTTGCCCTCCCTGCTGGGGCCACCGCAGCCTTGAGCAGCCTTGTcagtgctgacgtcactcaggcCTGGGCTTCCTCCAGGAGCATGTGGCCGGATGGGCTGGGGGCAATGCCTGGCCTGGCTGGCATAGAGGGGGTATAAGGTGGGGCGTGGTCACTCTGAGCCCCAGGGGTTTCATGGGGCTAGGGGTTTGGGTTCTTTAGGGAGTCAAGAATTGGTGGCAATGGCTCCTGCTTGTACTGTGGAGGGCCTTTCACGGCCGAGGCCTGGGGATGTGCCATGAGTCATGGTGTGGGCCTCTCACCCCAGCACCCTCTCACCTTGTGGAGGAGGCACAGAGCAGGGCCTTGAACACGCCCTCCGCCTTTTATTCATGGCTGGAAGCCCTGGTGGGGATGAGGATCTCCAGACCCTTGGGTTGGTTGTCAGCTTACCTCCAGAGTTCCCATGAACCCACCgtgcagaggggaggaggagcagagcaTTTGCAGCCTTCCAGAACCCTGGATCTAGGGGCGGGGCACTTCCTCTGGCTGCCTTCCTAGTCTCCCGGGGATTTTCACGCAGGATGGGAAGGGCTTTTGTCCCAGCTTTACTGAGTGTTTTTTCCTGCTTCTGGCTTCTCTGTGGTCCAAACCTTCCTGCTTCCCCTTCCCAGAGTCTCTGAATCAAGCCCAGGAATATGAACCATGGTCAGCATGCTCTGTAAAGAGGCCTTGCAGATAAGTACCAGCCCAGCCTTTAGAGCATCTCTTATCAGCCATGTGGAAGTTCTTTCTCACTGGCCCAGTGGGCCTTGGGCTGGTGTTGGTTTGCAAAGCCCAGAGGTAAGGAGACATAAAAGTGGGAAGGTCCTGAGTGACCCTGCTCTCCCTTTTGGCTGACCACCCAACTCCCTACCTCCAGGCAGAAGAGGGGGCTCTCTGGCTCTGAGGGTGGGGCAGCCTTGGGCTGGACACTGGGGACATTGAAATGAATTGGAACCAGGAAGCTGCCAGGCTAGAGGAAAAGACAAACATATACACAGGTAATGCCAATGCAGGGTGCCCAGGGCTCTGAGAGCAATGGAAAGGAGCAGAAGGAGCCCAGAGGGAAAGCAAACAGCTGTATGCAAGGAAGTCAGGGAGAGTTTCTTTGATCTGTGACTTTCCAGAGAGTAGTTAGAGAAGGTTAAGAGTGTTGCAGGCAGTGGGAACAGCATAGGCTAAGGTCCTGAACTGTGAACAGGCATCATGTGTTCAGGGAGTTCCAGGTGGTCCTATGCAGCAGGGCTGGAGAGGAGGGCAGGGTCAGAAGCAGAGCTTGGACCAGGAGTAGGTCCTTTGATGGTGTTTAATGGACACCTGCCAGGACTGGCTGGGGCCCCACATATTGGGCCAGGAAGGGGCTCTCACCACACAGAGCCTGACCTCTCCTCAGGGGCCCACTCAGCCCTCTATGACGCCGAGGACACCCTGTTGCTCAGGGGAAGTCCTGGGGTCTCAGCTGACCTGTCAGGGACGCTGGCAGCCTAGATGGCTCTGACTGGGATGCCCTCTCGGGGTTTTCCTACTCTGTCCTCTTTCCCAGCTTGTATGGCTGTCCTTCTGTCTCTGTTTTTCCATCTCACACAGTCATAGCATATTAGACGTGACAGGGGCACAGAAATTAATACCAAAGACCAGAATCAGAGAGGCCTGTGTTCAAGCTCTAGTTGTGCCACTTACAGGCTGCGTCACTTTGGGCATTTTactcctctgggcctcagcttcctcatccataaaagaGAGGAGTTTAAATGGTAaccacctcatagggttgttgtaaggggTTAGTGAGCTAGAACAGGTAAAAAATTCAGCACGGGGCCCGGCACACAGGAAGTTCAGGGACTAGGGACAGCAGTGACCTTCCTCGCTGTTCCTCTCTGCTGCTACACCCTTTAACCTGTTCTTGCAGGTTGTGTACAGGCCTGGCCCGGAAGAGCGTGGGGAAAGATACATTGTATCCATGCTCCTCTGAGCATGGGACAAGATGCTCAGTTCTGGGACAAGATGGGGGCCCACTTTGCCCTGAGTTTATCAAGCAACTTCTTACCTGTGAGGAGGCAGAAACTCGACTTTACCTGCCGCTCAGTGGGGAGCAGTGTCCAGAGTCCAGGCAGTCAGCCTCTCTGGACATTTACCATGAAGGACAGGCTGGGAGGATGTGAGATAGGAATCGGGGAGGGGAGGTAGGGGCCAAGAGTGCCTAATGACCCATCTTGACACCAGTTCACCCTCAATGTGCAGCTCTGAGGCCCTGATTGGCAACAGATTGAACTGCCCAGATATATAGTTTTATTTAAGTGACAGTAATACTGTCACTCCTGGGCTGACAAATGATGGCCCGCTGACCACTCGGCCGGGAGAGTGCTGTGGCCAGCCCGTGGTGTGTCAGCCATCAGAGAATTACAGAGCCCGCTGGCCTTCGGCCGCCAGACTGATCAGACCCCAGGGGGCTCCTGAGGGGGGCCTGCTGGGAGGGAGGTTAGCTCGTCACCCATAAATACCCCGTCTCCGAGGCAGGCTGCAAAGTGTCAAGGTTCTAGGAAGATTTGTGGTCGTCCGGCAGGAGGCGGGGGCAGCTGGTGGGCCAAGCAAACAGGCCAGGCTGGTGAGGGACCTCAGGGCTGGGGCTGCAAATGTCCTTGTTCCCAAGGTGGCAGGGAGGCCGAGGGTAGAGGAGGATGAATCTTTAGCTTCGGGAGAAACCTTTGGAAGGTGAAAACCACGCTCGTTGGCTGAGCGAGCCTCTTAGCCACCTGCTTTCTCATGGAGAGAGGCTGGCAGCTATGgccctctgcttttcttttaaataaaaagaggtgtgtgtgtgcgtgtgcgcactCATCTGTGTGGGGAGTGTTTTGGAGTCTGGTGTCTTTACGTGTGCATCTGTCCATCCAGCGGAAGAAGTGAGTACAAAGTCTAGCAGGAAAGTTTGCCTGGCCAGAGGGTAGGTGGGAGCCCGGGCTGGGGCAGCATGCCTGGGACGGCCAACAATGGGTCTGCAGAACCCTTTGCAACTGATAACGTGTGTTCATACGTTTTCTCTAACTGAAGGAGGGAGGAATAATTTTTTGCATTTCGCAGAACAGGAAATTAGGGCAGAGGAGGACACAGGGCTGGATTGGAACTTGAATGCAGGGCACAGGGTGCCAAAGCTTTAGCCACCAAATTGCATCTCTCTGCCACCCCTATCAGCCCCACTGGCAGGGCTGCCCCCACTCCCAGGGTCTAGGGTCTGGGTACAGAGTCTGCTCCCAGGGCTGGGCCAGCCAGGTCATTGTGACCCCTTCGGCTTTCCGCCCGAGGCTCAGCCTGCTTATCTCCTAATTTTCCCCCATTATCTCTTCTCTtctacctccccacccccctgttCCTTCAATCTGGGCACAAGGGTGTCTGCTCCTGCAGGCCCACGATAGGTGGGGGGCAGAGCCCAGCCCTGCacatcctcctccctccccctctgcctCCATCTGGGTTGCCCAAGGTGAGCCTGAGCTTTCCTTCTGCCAGTGTGACTCCTGGGAGGCACCCACCTGGGCTGCAGGCAGTTCCCAGGGCCCCTAGAAGACGGGCCCCGCAGGGAGCATCTGGGCagagcctccatttccttatctatGATATGGGCAGAGTGTCAGCAGGGCAGGGTGAGACGTCCTTAGCTGTGCTGGGCACCGTGCCTGGCAGTAGGTGCCCACAGAGTCTTGCCTCCCTCCTTGGAAACCGTGGTGGGGAGGCgcctgcccctgccctggtgGCTCCACGGGGGCTGGCCACTTCCTGGGGAGAGAGAGATAAGGAGATGTCTTTGCGGCTTGTGCCCTGCCCGGCTCTCGGCCTCTCCCAGACCCTCCCATCCAGGCTAGTCAGTGCTGAGCCTGGGGTCCCTGCAGCTGGGTTTCTGTCCTGGAGTCATGGGGCTCCAGGAAGAATGTTCTGCCAGGCGGAGGATGGAGAGGCATGGGCTCCTGACCCCGAGATGAGGTGGGGAAGAAGGACCGAGGCTCAGAGGAAGGGGGATGTGCCTCAGAGTGGGACAGACACAGACTTTCCCTCTTACTGTCCTGCAGTGTGGGCAGTAAGGGAGGGGCAGGCCAGGCCTAGAGGGCCCGTCTGCGTCTGtgtttactttcctttttctctccctctatCTGCCTGAGGACAGAGACCACAGGGATGCCcccaggagaggaaggaggggctCTGACTCTCAAAAACAGAGctgttggttaggcctgggcctgttcCCCTCAGGCTGGGGGCTGCCTCCAAGCTTCTGGCCTCCGGGTCGGAGGTGATTTCTCTGGGCTCTCTGTGCACGTCTTGGGGAGCACATATTTGTTCACCCACCACTTGCTCAGCCCCTTCTGGGGGCTCAGAGATGAGGTGGACACCGGTCCTTCCTTTGCAGACCACACAGGTACCGGGGAAGACAGGGGCATGATTTGGTGCTGTCAGATGTGGCAGATTCCATGTCCAGAGGGTGGTGAGGGCACCGAGGAAGGCAGAGGGATCAGGGAGGGCTTCATGTAGGAGGGAATGAGACTGTGAACTCCTGGATGGCAAGGGGGGCAGGGGAGGTCTTCCACACCTATCCGTAAGAGTATGGATCTGGACTCAGAtggagctgtgtgaccttgggcaagttgcctgACCTCTCTGTGCTCAGTT includes:
- the NR5A1 gene encoding steroidogenic factor 1; the encoded protein is MDYSYDEDLDELCPVCGDKVSGYHYGLLTCESCKGFFKRTVQNNKHYTCTESQSCKIDKTQRKRCPFCRFQKCLTVGMRLEAVRADRMRGGRNKFGPMYKRDRALKQQKKAQIRANGFKLETGPPMGVPPPPPPPPDYMLSPSLHTPEPKGLASGPPAGPLGDFGSPALPMAVPSTHGPLAGYLYPAFPGRAIKSEYPEPYASPPQPGLPYGYAEPFSGGPGVPELILQLLQLEPDEDQVRARIVGCLQEPAKGRPDQPAPFGLLCRMADQTFISIVDWARRCMVFKELEVADQMTLLQNCWSELLVFDHIYRQIQHGKEGSILLVTGQEVELTTVAAQAGSLLHSLVLRAQELVLQLHALQLDRQEFVCLKFLILFSLDVKFLNNHSLVKDAQEKANAALLDYTLCHYPHCGDKFQQLLLCLVEVRALSMQAKEYLYHKHLGNEMPRNNLLIEMLQAKQT